One genomic segment of Pseudomonas sp. RU47 includes these proteins:
- the glyS gene encoding glycine--tRNA ligase subunit beta, translating into MSAQDFLVELGTEELPPKALNTLAEAFLAGIDKGLQAAGLSYETKTVYAAPRRLAVLITALATQQPDRSINLDGPPRQAAFDADGNPTQAALGFAKKCGVDLSEIDQSGPKLRYSQSIAGKPTASLLPTIVEDSLNDLPIPKRMRWGARKEEFVRPTQWLVMLLGDQVIDCTILAQKAGRDSRGHRFHHPQSVRIGSPSSYLADLRAAYVLADANERREIISKRTEELATRQEGTAIVPPALLDEVTALVEWPVPLVCSFEERFLDVPQEALITTMQDNQKYFCLLDADGKLLPRFITVANIESKDPQQIIAGNEKVVRPRLTDAEFFFKQDKKQKLEAFNDRLKNVVFQEKLGSVYDKAERVSKLAAYIAARIGGNASWAARAGLLSKCDLATEMVGEFPEMQGVAGYYYALNDGEPEDVALALNEQYMPRGAGAELPATLTGAAVAIADKLDTLVGIFGIGMLPTGSKDPYALRRAALGVLRILIEKKLDLDLNDAVAFAVAAFGAKVKAAGLNESVLEFIFDRLRARYEDEGVEVATYLSVRALKPGSALDFDQRVQAVQAFRKLPEAAALAAVNKRVSNLLSKLEGAVPTEVQAKYFDNANEFSLYSAIQQADQAVQPMAAARQYNESLARLAALREPVDAFFDAVMVNADDANVRANRYALLARLRGLFLGVADISLLG; encoded by the coding sequence ATGAGTGCGCAAGATTTTCTGGTTGAACTGGGCACCGAAGAACTGCCACCGAAAGCCCTGAACACTTTGGCTGAGGCGTTCCTCGCCGGTATCGACAAGGGCCTGCAAGCCGCTGGCCTGAGCTACGAGACTAAAACCGTCTACGCCGCGCCGCGTCGTCTGGCTGTGCTGATCACCGCGCTGGCTACCCAGCAGCCGGATCGCAGCATCAACCTCGACGGCCCGCCACGTCAGGCGGCGTTCGACGCTGATGGCAACCCGACTCAGGCAGCATTGGGCTTTGCCAAGAAGTGCGGCGTTGATCTGAGCGAAATCGACCAGAGCGGCCCGAAACTGCGCTACAGCCAGAGCATCGCCGGCAAGCCGACCGCGAGCCTGCTGCCGACCATCGTCGAAGATTCGCTGAACGACCTGCCGATTCCGAAACGCATGCGTTGGGGAGCGCGCAAGGAAGAGTTCGTGCGTCCGACCCAATGGCTGGTGATGCTGCTCGGTGACCAGGTCATCGACTGCACCATCCTCGCGCAAAAGGCTGGCCGTGATTCCCGTGGTCACCGTTTCCATCACCCGCAAAGCGTGCGCATCGGTTCGCCGTCGAGCTACCTCGCCGACCTGCGTGCCGCTTATGTATTGGCCGACGCCAACGAGCGTCGCGAGATCATCAGCAAGCGCACCGAAGAGCTGGCGACCCGTCAGGAAGGCACGGCAATCGTTCCGCCGGCGCTGCTCGACGAAGTGACCGCACTGGTTGAATGGCCGGTGCCGCTGGTGTGTTCGTTCGAGGAACGCTTCCTCGACGTGCCGCAAGAAGCGCTGATCACCACCATGCAGGACAACCAGAAGTACTTCTGCCTGCTGGATGCCGACGGCAAGTTGCTGCCACGTTTCATCACTGTGGCCAACATCGAAAGCAAAGACCCGCAGCAGATCATCGCCGGTAACGAGAAAGTGGTTCGACCACGCCTGACCGACGCCGAGTTCTTCTTCAAGCAGGACAAGAAGCAGAAACTCGAAGCCTTCAATGATCGCCTGAAGAACGTGGTGTTCCAGGAAAAACTCGGCAGCGTCTACGACAAGGCCGAGCGCGTATCGAAACTGGCTGCGTACATCGCCGCTCGCATCGGCGGCAACGCTTCGTGGGCTGCCCGCGCTGGCCTGCTGTCGAAGTGCGACCTGGCCACCGAGATGGTCGGCGAGTTCCCGGAGATGCAAGGTGTCGCCGGTTACTACTACGCCCTCAATGATGGCGAGCCAGAAGATGTCGCACTGGCGCTGAACGAGCAGTACATGCCACGCGGTGCCGGTGCAGAACTGCCGGCCACCCTGACCGGTGCGGCCGTCGCGATCGCTGACAAGCTCGACACCCTGGTCGGTATCTTCGGTATCGGCATGCTGCCAACCGGCAGCAAAGACCCGTATGCCCTGCGCCGTGCGGCACTCGGCGTGCTGCGTATCCTCATCGAGAAAAAACTCGATCTGGATCTGAACGACGCCGTGGCTTTCGCCGTGGCCGCGTTCGGTGCCAAGGTCAAGGCTGCCGGCCTCAACGAGTCCGTGCTGGAATTCATCTTCGACCGTCTGCGTGCACGTTACGAAGACGAAGGCGTTGAAGTCGCCACTTACCTGTCGGTACGTGCCCTGAAGCCGGGTTCGGCGCTGGACTTCGATCAGCGTGTGCAAGCAGTGCAGGCCTTCCGCAAACTGCCGGAAGCGGCAGCGCTGGCGGCGGTGAACAAGCGTGTGTCGAACTTGTTGAGCAAACTCGAAGGCGCGGTACCGACCGAAGTGCAAGCCAAGTATTTCGACAACGCCAACGAGTTCTCGCTGTACTCGGCGATTCAACAAGCGGATCAGGCCGTACAGCCAATGGCCGCGGCGCGTCAGTACAACGAATCGCTGGCACGCCTGGCGGCATTGCGTGAACCGGTGGATGCGTTCTTCGACGCGGTGATGGTCAATGCCGACGACGCCAATGTGCGGGCCAACCGTTACGCGCTGCTGGCGCGTCTGCGTGGCCTGTTCCTCGGTGTTGCCGACATTTCGCTGCTGGGTTGA
- the glyQ gene encoding glycine--tRNA ligase subunit alpha, with product MSQPTPAVRTFQDLILALQQYWAEQGCVVLQPYDMEVGAGTFHTATFLRAIGPETWNAAYVQPSRRPTDGRYGENPNRLQHYYQFQVVLKPNPDNFQELYLGSLKHVGLDPLVHDIRFVEDNWESPTLGAWGLGWEVWLNGMEVTQFTYFQQAGGIECYPVTGEITYGLERLAMYLQGVDSVYDLVWADGPMGKVTYGDVFHQNEVEQSTYNFEHANVDKLFELFDFYESEAKRLIELDQPLPLPSYEMVLKASHTFNLLDARRAISVTARQQYILRVRTLARSVAQAYLLARAKLGFPMATPDLRDEVLAKLEAAQ from the coding sequence GTGAGCCAGCCTACGCCAGCCGTGCGTACCTTCCAAGACTTGATCCTCGCGCTCCAGCAATACTGGGCCGAGCAAGGTTGCGTGGTACTTCAGCCCTACGATATGGAAGTAGGCGCCGGCACTTTCCACACCGCGACCTTCCTCCGCGCCATCGGCCCGGAAACCTGGAACGCCGCTTACGTGCAGCCAAGCCGCCGTCCGACTGACGGCCGTTACGGTGAAAACCCGAACCGTCTGCAGCATTACTATCAGTTCCAGGTCGTCCTGAAGCCGAACCCGGACAACTTCCAGGAACTGTACCTGGGCTCGCTCAAGCATGTCGGTCTGGACCCATTGGTTCACGACATCCGCTTCGTCGAAGACAACTGGGAATCGCCGACCCTCGGCGCCTGGGGTCTGGGCTGGGAAGTCTGGCTGAACGGCATGGAAGTGACCCAGTTCACTTACTTCCAGCAGGCGGGCGGCATCGAGTGCTACCCGGTGACCGGCGAGATCACTTACGGTCTCGAGCGTCTGGCCATGTACCTGCAAGGCGTGGATTCGGTCTACGACCTGGTCTGGGCTGACGGCCCGATGGGCAAAGTCACCTACGGCGACGTGTTCCACCAGAACGAAGTGGAGCAGTCCACTTACAACTTCGAACACGCCAACGTCGACAAACTGTTCGAACTGTTCGACTTCTATGAAAGCGAAGCCAAGCGCCTGATCGAACTCGACCAGCCGCTGCCGTTGCCGAGCTACGAAATGGTGTTGAAGGCCTCGCACACCTTCAACCTGCTGGATGCGCGCCGGGCGATCTCGGTGACCGCGCGTCAGCAATACATTCTGCGCGTACGCACCCTGGCGCGTTCCGTTGCGCAAGCCTACCTGCTGGCACGCGCCAAGCTGGGCTTCCCGATGGCGACCCCGGACCTGCGTGACGAAGTACTGGCCAAGCTGGAGGCAGCACAATGA
- a CDS encoding DNA-3-methyladenine glycosylase I, with product MPRCFWCTEDPLYMAYHDQEWGTPLRDAQGLFELLLLEGFQAGLSWITVLRKRERYREVLFGFDVQRVAQMSDAEIDELMLDPGIIRNRLKLNAARRNAQAWLALEDPVGFLWSFVNDQPIINHFKDRSEVPAITPEALAMSKGLKKAGFTFVGPTICYALMQASGMVMDHTQDCDRYAQLVNGG from the coding sequence ATGCCACGCTGCTTTTGGTGTACCGAAGATCCGCTGTACATGGCTTATCACGACCAGGAGTGGGGCACGCCGCTACGCGATGCGCAGGGTTTGTTCGAGTTGCTTTTGCTCGAAGGGTTCCAGGCCGGGCTGTCCTGGATCACCGTGCTGCGCAAACGTGAGCGTTATCGCGAGGTGTTGTTCGGCTTCGACGTGCAGCGTGTGGCGCAGATGAGCGACGCTGAAATCGACGAGTTGATGCTCGATCCGGGGATCATCCGCAACCGCCTCAAACTCAATGCCGCCCGCCGTAATGCCCAGGCCTGGCTGGCGCTGGAGGATCCGGTGGGGTTCCTCTGGTCGTTTGTTAACGACCAACCGATCATCAATCATTTCAAGGATCGCAGCGAAGTCCCGGCGATCACCCCCGAAGCGCTGGCGATGAGCAAAGGCCTGAAAAAGGCCGGGTTCACGTTCGTCGGCCCGACCATTTGCTATGCGCTGATGCAGGCCTCGGGGATGGTCATGGACCACACCCAGGACTGCGACCGCTACGCGCAGCTCGTCAACGGCGGTTAG
- a CDS encoding lysophospholipid acyltransferase — protein sequence MEKFKGALLVGALRLFALLPWRAVQAVGSAIGWIMWKTPNRSRDVVRINLAKCFPQMDPAERERLVGQSLKDIGKSLTESACAWIWPAQRSIDLVREVEGLDVLKDALASGKGVVGITSHLGNWEVLNHFYCSQCKPIIFYRPPKLKAVDELLRKQRVQLGNKVAASTKEGILSVIKEVRKGGAVGIPADPEPAESAGIFVPFFATQALTSKFVPNMLAGGKAVGVFLHALRLPDGSGYKVILEAAPEAMYSTDTAESCAAMSKVVERYVAAYPSQYMWSMKRFKKRPPGEERWY from the coding sequence GTGGAAAAGTTTAAAGGCGCCTTGCTGGTAGGCGCTCTGCGGCTGTTTGCCCTGCTGCCATGGCGGGCCGTGCAGGCCGTGGGTTCGGCGATCGGCTGGATCATGTGGAAAACCCCCAACCGCTCCCGCGACGTGGTGCGGATCAACCTTGCGAAATGTTTTCCACAGATGGACCCGGCCGAGCGTGAGCGTCTGGTCGGTCAGAGTCTTAAAGACATCGGCAAGTCGTTGACCGAAAGCGCCTGCGCGTGGATCTGGCCGGCGCAGCGCTCGATCGATCTGGTGCGCGAAGTCGAAGGCCTCGATGTGCTGAAAGACGCCTTGGCCTCGGGCAAAGGCGTGGTCGGCATCACCAGCCACCTCGGTAACTGGGAAGTGCTCAACCACTTCTATTGCAGCCAGTGCAAACCGATTATTTTCTACCGTCCGCCGAAGCTCAAGGCTGTGGATGAATTATTGCGTAAACAGCGCGTGCAACTGGGCAACAAGGTCGCCGCTTCGACCAAGGAAGGCATCCTCAGCGTCATCAAGGAAGTGCGCAAAGGTGGTGCAGTGGGCATTCCCGCTGACCCGGAACCGGCCGAATCCGCCGGGATCTTCGTACCATTCTTCGCCACGCAAGCGCTGACCAGCAAATTCGTGCCGAACATGCTCGCCGGTGGCAAAGCCGTTGGCGTGTTCCTGCATGCGCTGCGCCTGCCCGACGGTTCCGGCTACAAAGTGATCCTCGAAGCCGCGCCCGAAGCCATGTACAGCACCGATACCGCCGAGTCCTGCGCGGCCATGAGCAAAGTGGTCGAGCGTTATGTGGCGGCGTATCCGAGCCAGTACATGTGGAGCATGAAGCGCTTCAAGAAACGTCCGCCGGGTGAAGAGCGCTGGTACTGA
- a CDS encoding PilZ domain-containing protein yields the protein MSEQRKSFRIKITHDSFGECLGQTRNLSPTGVFVQHPVLASLPKGAVVYGQVQDLPTGAPRVRMEVVTVDADGIGLRYL from the coding sequence ATGTCCGAACAACGCAAATCCTTCCGCATCAAGATTACCCACGACAGCTTTGGCGAATGCCTCGGGCAGACGCGCAACCTGTCGCCTACCGGGGTGTTTGTGCAGCATCCGGTTTTGGCTTCTTTGCCCAAAGGCGCGGTGGTTTACGGCCAGGTGCAGGATTTACCCACAGGCGCGCCACGGGTGCGGATGGAGGTGGTGACGGTAGATGCCGACGGTATCGGTCTTCGCTACCTTTGA
- a CDS encoding tetratricopeptide repeat protein, translating to MLESLEKMLAKGVDNSLLRFGLGKGYLDLGENAKAAEHFQRCVGFDPKYSAAWKLLGKAQLALGDSAAARQAWEQGLEAARAHGDKQAEKEMTVFLKKLDRQAQ from the coding sequence ATGCTCGAATCCCTGGAAAAAATGCTCGCCAAGGGTGTGGATAACTCATTGCTGCGCTTCGGCCTGGGCAAGGGTTATCTGGATCTGGGCGAAAACGCCAAGGCTGCCGAGCATTTCCAGCGCTGTGTCGGTTTTGATCCGAAGTATTCGGCAGCCTGGAAGCTGTTGGGCAAAGCGCAGTTGGCGCTGGGCGATAGCGCCGCCGCACGTCAGGCGTGGGAACAAGGTCTGGAAGCGGCCCGCGCCCACGGCGACAAGCAGGCCGAGAAGGAAATGACGGTGTTTCTGAAGAAGCTCGATCGTCAGGCGCAATGA
- the trkA gene encoding Trk system potassium transporter TrkA yields MKIIILGAGQVGGSLAEHLASEANDITVVDTDGERLRDLGDRLDIRTIQGRGSLPSVLRQAGADDADMLVAVTNSDETNMVACQVAHTLFHTPTKIARVREASYLNREEQLFQNEAIPVDVLISPEQVVTNYIKRLIQHPGALQVIDFAEGAAQLVAVRAYYGGPLVGQQLRQLREHMPNVETRVAAIFRRDRPILPQGDTVIEADDEVFFIAARENIRAVMSEMRRLDETYKRIVIAGGGQIGERLAEAIESRYQVKIIEMSPARCRYLSDTLDSTVVLQGSASDRDLLLEENIADADIFLALTNDDEANIMSSLLAKRLGAKKVMTIINNPAYVDLIQGGDIDIAISPQLATIGTLLAHVRRGDIVSVHSLRRGAAEAIEAIAHGDAKSSKVIGKPIEKIGLPPGTTIGAVIRNEQVIIAHDDTVIEAGDHVILFLVDKKHIRDVEKLFHVGLSFF; encoded by the coding sequence ATGAAAATCATCATCCTCGGTGCGGGACAGGTCGGCGGTTCGCTGGCCGAGCATTTGGCCAGCGAGGCCAACGACATTACGGTGGTCGACACCGACGGCGAGCGCCTGCGCGACCTCGGCGACCGTCTCGACATCCGCACCATTCAAGGCCGTGGCTCGCTGCCGTCGGTGCTGCGTCAGGCCGGCGCCGACGACGCCGACATGCTGGTAGCGGTGACCAACAGCGACGAGACCAACATGGTCGCCTGTCAGGTTGCCCACACGTTGTTTCACACCCCGACCAAGATCGCCCGGGTGCGCGAAGCGTCTTATCTGAATCGCGAGGAACAGCTGTTCCAGAACGAAGCGATCCCGGTCGACGTGCTGATCAGCCCCGAGCAAGTGGTGACCAACTACATCAAGCGCCTGATCCAGCATCCGGGCGCCTTGCAGGTGATCGACTTTGCCGAAGGCGCGGCGCAACTGGTGGCGGTGCGTGCCTATTACGGCGGGCCGCTGGTGGGTCAGCAATTGCGTCAGTTGCGCGAGCACATGCCGAATGTCGAAACCCGCGTCGCCGCGATTTTCCGCCGCGATCGGCCGATCCTGCCGCAAGGCGATACGGTGATCGAGGCCGATGACGAAGTCTTCTTCATCGCTGCCCGTGAGAATATTCGTGCAGTGATGAGCGAAATGCGCCGCCTCGACGAAACCTACAAACGCATCGTCATTGCTGGCGGCGGGCAAATTGGCGAGCGTTTGGCCGAGGCCATCGAAAGCCGTTATCAGGTGAAGATCATCGAGATGAGTCCGGCGCGCTGCCGTTATCTCTCCGACACCCTCGACAGCACCGTAGTCTTGCAGGGCAGCGCTTCTGACCGTGATTTGCTGCTGGAAGAAAACATCGCCGACGCCGACATTTTCCTCGCCCTGACCAACGATGACGAAGCCAACATCATGTCGTCGCTGCTGGCGAAACGGCTGGGGGCGAAGAAGGTCATGACGATCATCAACAATCCGGCCTATGTCGACCTGATCCAGGGCGGCGATATCGACATCGCCATCAGCCCGCAACTGGCGACCATCGGCACCCTGCTGGCCCATGTGCGCCGTGGCGATATCGTTAGCGTGCACTCATTGCGTCGCGGTGCCGCCGAAGCGATCGAGGCGATTGCCCACGGTGATGCGAAGTCGAGCAAGGTGATTGGCAAGCCGATCGAGAAGATAGGTCTGCCACCGGGCACTACGATTGGTGCGGTGATCCGCAATGAACAAGTGATCATCGCCCACGATGACACGGTGATCGAAGCGGGCGACCACGTGATTCTGTTCCTTGTGGATAAAAAGCATATTCGCGATGTGGAGAAGCTGTTCCATGTGGGGTTGAGCTTCTTCTGA
- the rsmB gene encoding 16S rRNA (cytosine(967)-C(5))-methyltransferase RsmB has protein sequence MNPRLAAAKALAAVLSGKASLNSSLPTQLDKVEDRDRGFTQDLAFGTARWQPRLSALAEKLLQKPFKAADADVEALLLVGLYQLLYTRVPAHAAIGETVGCADKLKKPWAKGLLNAVLRNAQRESETIFAELERDPVVRTAHPRWLQKSLKAFWPEQWEAICEANNAHPPMILRVNRRHHSRDAYLGLLTEAGIAATPCVYSRDGIILEAAADVRSLPGFAEGWISVQDEAAQLAADLLDLAPGQRVLDACCAPGGKTCHILEAEPALAGVVAVDLEAKRLVRVKENLERLGLNAELIAADGRDIEKWWDGKPFQRILLDAPCSATGVIRRHPDIKLTRQPDDIVALSQLQGELLDAMWKTLEVGGILLYATCSTLPTENTEVIAAFLERTPGARELDLATSAGIKQPHGRQLLAQQGGHDGFYYAKLIKIAAARG, from the coding sequence ATGAATCCGCGTCTGGCCGCCGCCAAGGCACTCGCCGCCGTGCTCAGCGGCAAGGCCTCGCTGAACAGCTCACTGCCGACGCAACTGGACAAGGTCGAGGATCGCGATCGCGGTTTCACTCAGGATCTGGCCTTCGGCACCGCGCGCTGGCAGCCACGTCTTTCGGCATTGGCCGAGAAACTGCTGCAGAAACCGTTCAAGGCTGCCGACGCCGATGTTGAAGCGCTGCTGCTGGTCGGTCTCTACCAATTGCTCTACACCCGCGTGCCGGCCCACGCCGCCATCGGCGAAACCGTCGGTTGCGCCGACAAGCTGAAAAAGCCATGGGCCAAAGGCCTGCTCAACGCCGTGCTGCGTAATGCTCAGCGCGAGAGCGAAACGATTTTCGCCGAACTGGAACGTGATCCGGTGGTGCGCACCGCTCACCCGCGCTGGCTGCAGAAATCCCTGAAAGCCTTCTGGCCGGAACAGTGGGAAGCCATCTGCGAGGCGAACAACGCGCATCCGCCAATGATTCTGCGGGTCAACCGCCGTCATCACAGCCGTGACGCTTACCTCGGCTTGCTGACTGAAGCCGGAATTGCCGCTACGCCGTGTGTTTACAGCCGCGACGGCATCATTCTCGAAGCCGCTGCCGACGTGCGCAGCCTGCCGGGTTTCGCCGAAGGCTGGATCAGTGTGCAGGACGAGGCCGCTCAACTGGCTGCCGACCTGCTCGATCTGGCGCCGGGTCAACGTGTGCTCGACGCCTGCTGCGCGCCCGGTGGCAAGACCTGCCACATCCTCGAAGCCGAACCGGCGCTGGCCGGCGTGGTAGCGGTGGATCTGGAAGCCAAACGGCTGGTGCGCGTTAAAGAAAACCTTGAGCGCCTCGGCTTGAACGCTGAACTGATCGCCGCTGACGGTCGCGATATCGAGAAGTGGTGGGATGGCAAACCGTTCCAGCGCATCCTGCTCGATGCCCCGTGCTCGGCCACTGGGGTGATCCGCCGTCATCCGGACATCAAGCTGACCCGTCAGCCGGACGACATCGTCGCCCTCTCGCAACTGCAAGGCGAGCTGCTCGATGCGATGTGGAAAACCCTCGAAGTCGGCGGCATCCTGCTGTACGCCACCTGCTCGACGCTGCCGACCGAGAACACCGAAGTCATCGCCGCGTTCCTCGAGCGTACGCCGGGTGCCCGCGAACTGGATCTGGCCACCAGCGCCGGGATCAAGCAGCCCCATGGTCGCCAATTGCTGGCCCAGCAGGGCGGGCATGACGGGTTCTACTACGCCAAGCTGATCAAGATCGCTGCCGCGCGCGGCTAA
- the fmt gene encoding methionyl-tRNA formyltransferase, which yields MTEPLRIVFAGTPEFAAEHLKALLNSPYEIVAVYTQPDRPAGRGQKLMPSPVKQLALENNIQVLQPPTLRNADAQAELAALKPDLLVVVAYGLILPQVVLDIPRLGCINSHASLLPRWRGAAPIQRAVEHGDAESGVTVMRMEAGLDTGPMLLKVVTPISAEDTGGSLHDRLAEMGPPAVVQAIAGLAAGTLEGEVQNDELATYAHKLNKDEARIDWSRPAVELERLVRAFNPWPITHSTLNGEALKVLAATLADGKGAPGEILSASKDGLVVACGEQALCLTRLQLPGGKALNFSDLFNSRREKFAVGTVLGAAVDAQ from the coding sequence ATGACTGAGCCACTGCGCATCGTTTTTGCCGGCACCCCGGAATTCGCCGCCGAACACCTCAAGGCCCTGCTGAACAGCCCTTACGAGATCGTTGCGGTCTACACCCAACCGGATCGTCCGGCCGGTCGCGGGCAAAAACTGATGCCAAGCCCGGTCAAACAGCTGGCCCTGGAAAATAATATCCAGGTGTTGCAGCCACCGACTTTGCGTAACGCCGACGCCCAGGCTGAACTGGCTGCGCTGAAACCGGACTTGCTGGTGGTGGTCGCCTACGGCCTGATCCTGCCGCAAGTGGTGCTGGATATTCCGCGTCTGGGCTGCATCAACAGTCACGCGTCCTTGCTGCCACGCTGGCGCGGTGCGGCGCCGATTCAACGCGCCGTGGAACACGGTGATGCCGAGAGCGGCGTCACGGTGATGCGCATGGAGGCCGGCCTCGACACCGGGCCGATGCTGCTTAAGGTCGTCACGCCGATCAGCGCTGAAGACACTGGCGGCAGCCTGCATGACCGCCTCGCCGAAATGGGCCCGCCGGCCGTGGTGCAAGCAATTGCCGGTCTGGCCGCAGGCACGCTGGAAGGCGAAGTGCAGAACGACGAACTCGCCACCTACGCGCACAAGCTGAACAAAGACGAAGCACGCATCGACTGGAGCCGTCCGGCGGTTGAGTTGGAGCGACTGGTACGCGCCTTCAATCCATGGCCGATCACCCACAGCACCCTTAACGGTGAAGCGCTGAAAGTGCTGGCGGCGACGCTCGCCGACGGCAAAGGCGCCCCGGGTGAAATCCTCAGCGCCAGCAAGGACGGTTTGGTCGTCGCCTGCGGCGAACAAGCCCTGTGCCTGACCCGCTTGCAACTGCCCGGCGGCAAAGCGCTGAACTTCAGCGACCTGTTCAACAGCCGTCGTGAGAAGTTCGCGGTTGGCACCGTGCTCGGCGCAGCGGTGGACGCGCAATGA
- the def gene encoding peptide deformylase has translation MAILNILEFPDPRLRTIAKPVAVVDDEVRQLVDDMFETMYEAPGIGLAATQVNVHKRIVVMDLSEDRTEPRVFINPEFESLTEEMDQYQEGCLSVPGFYENVDRPQKVRIKALDRDGKPYELIAEGLLAVCIQHECDHLNGKLFVDYLSTLKRDRIKKKLEKQHRQNA, from the coding sequence ATGGCCATTTTAAACATCCTCGAATTCCCGGACCCGCGTCTGCGCACTATCGCCAAGCCTGTGGCTGTAGTGGACGACGAAGTGCGTCAGTTGGTCGATGACATGTTTGAAACAATGTATGAAGCGCCGGGCATCGGCCTTGCCGCGACCCAGGTCAACGTGCACAAACGTATCGTCGTGATGGACCTTTCCGAAGACCGCACCGAGCCGCGGGTGTTCATCAACCCCGAGTTCGAATCGCTGACCGAAGAAATGGACCAATACCAGGAAGGCTGCCTCTCGGTACCGGGTTTCTACGAAAACGTCGATCGCCCGCAAAAGGTCAGGATCAAGGCGCTGGACCGCGACGGCAAGCCTTATGAGCTGATCGCCGAAGGCCTGCTCGCGGTGTGCATCCAGCACGAATGCGACCACCTCAACGGCAAATTGTTCGTCGATTACCTGTCCACGCTCAAACGCGACCGGATCAAGAAGAAACTGGAAAAGCAGCACCGCCAGAACGCTTGA
- a CDS encoding LysM peptidoglycan-binding domain-containing protein has translation MRKTLLALLLLASAGVAQGQVQLRDGFPQQYTVVSGDTLWDISGKYLREPWQWPQLWRANPQIENPNLIYPGDTLTLSYVDGQPRLTLNRGESRGTIKLSPRIRTSPVAEAIPSIPLKSINSFLLSNRIVDKVEDFDKAPYIVAGDAERVLSGTGDRIFARGHFDPNQPVYGIFRQGKVYTDPETKEFLGINADDIGGGEIVATEGDVATLALQRTTQEVRLGDRLFSGEERSINSTFMPSAPTSSINGVIIDVPRGVTQIGVMDVVTLNKGKRDGLAEGNVLVVMKTGETVRDRVTGQPLKIPDERAGLLMVFRTYDKLSYGLVLNASRSLAVLDKVRNP, from the coding sequence ATGAGGAAAACACTACTCGCCCTGCTGCTGTTGGCTTCGGCCGGCGTGGCGCAAGGGCAAGTGCAACTCAGGGATGGTTTTCCACAGCAATACACGGTGGTTTCGGGGGACACGCTCTGGGACATTTCCGGCAAATACCTGCGCGAGCCTTGGCAGTGGCCACAACTGTGGCGGGCCAATCCGCAAATCGAAAACCCCAACCTGATCTATCCCGGCGACACGCTGACCCTCAGTTATGTCGATGGCCAGCCACGTCTGACCCTCAATCGCGGCGAGTCGCGCGGCACCATCAAACTGTCGCCAAGAATCCGCACCAGTCCGGTGGCCGAAGCGATTCCAAGTATTCCACTCAAGTCCATCAACAGCTTTCTGCTGAGTAACCGCATCGTCGACAAGGTCGAAGATTTCGACAAGGCGCCGTACATTGTCGCCGGCGATGCCGAACGCGTGCTCAGCGGCACCGGTGACCGTATCTTCGCACGTGGCCATTTCGACCCGAATCAGCCGGTTTACGGGATCTTCCGTCAGGGCAAGGTCTACACCGATCCTGAGACCAAGGAGTTTCTCGGGATCAACGCCGATGACATTGGCGGCGGTGAAATCGTCGCCACCGAAGGCGACGTCGCCACCCTCGCCCTGCAACGCACCACCCAGGAAGTGCGCCTCGGCGATCGTTTGTTCAGTGGCGAAGAACGCTCGATCAATTCGACCTTCATGCCCAGCGCGCCCACCAGCAGCATCAACGGCGTGATCATCGACGTGCCGCGCGGCGTCACCCAGATCGGCGTGATGGACGTGGTCACCCTGAACAAGGGCAAGCGCGACGGTCTGGCCGAAGGCAATGTGCTGGTGGTGATGAAGACCGGGGAAACCGTGCGCGACCGTGTCACCGGTCAACCGCTAAAGATCCCCGACGAACGCGCCGGGTTGCTGATGGTGTTTCGCACCTACGACAAACTCAGCTACGGCCTCGTTCTCAACGCATCGCGCTCGCTGGCGGTGCTCGACAAGGTACGAAATCCGTAA